The sequence below is a genomic window from Coffea arabica cultivar ET-39 chromosome 8e, Coffea Arabica ET-39 HiFi, whole genome shotgun sequence.
TTTGAGCATTGCAGAGAACTCTTTTCCGTTGATTATTCTCTACTTTTCTTGACTTAAGACCCTTCTGCTCTTCCGGTTACCAAATAATGCACATTAAGATTGAGCAATAGTAGTTGTAAtgcgcccaaaaaaaaaattaacaattaAGATGGAGCGACAACAATAATGATTAATTAGCTGTAAAGTAGTATGAGATTATTGTTTTATACCCTAAGGTCAAATGACGTACCAAAATTGGTAGGAACTTGTACTTTTTGGTGGGATTTTTCCAGGTAGATCCTTTTGCGCCTTTCCTGTTGATTTGTTTTGCAGTCTTGTGATCTGATGTTCAAAATTCTCAAATATTATATCACTTCATTGACAATTCTTAGGGGAAACGCAATTGATTCTCGTCCTCATATTGGAGGTACtcttttatatacatatatatatatatatatgtatatatatatttcgtTGTACTCTTTTCGGCAATGATGGATGGGTTGTACTCATGTTCTGCTCGAAAAGGACAACAGCTTTTTCATCTGAATGAAAATTGATGTTGGGCTAAAGTTCCTGTTTCCGTTTTAAAATTTAACCAATGAATTTGCTGCCAAAAAACACATAAAAGACTGGAAGAAACACACGAGGTAGCGTCTTATTGGCCACATTCCGTTGGCCCAAATTCTCACTTCAACTGTATCCGttgcttttttctttctttcttttttgaattaAAATAATACAACCTCTTACCTTGATAGATAGATATGGAGCTTGGGAAGTTAATAATGCTAGCTCTTTACGAGATATAtcgagatatatatatataaagggaaaattacactttatcccCCTGTAGTATAGCTAACTTTCACATAACCCCCGTCTAGttttaaaagttatatataaACGCTCAcatagtttggattaaagtgttaaagtgacggaaatgatcATCCGTAATGGAACCTATGAAAATATCGAAATTACTCTTgtataaaaactaaaaaggctTAAGTgactaaaatatataaatataatatgcatGACAATTTAAACCCGTATAATTtcatattttaccatataaacCACTTATACTTTAgtgttttaccatataatccCCTTATAATTTTCAATATATATGCATAATCCCCCtgtgattaataaataatttttaactttgCATATggatatttttgacattttagttgaCTCCGTTATGAATTGCAAATTCCgttattttgacactttaatccaaaccatgatgGTGTTActtatagtttttgaaaccataagAAAGTTATGTAATAAAATACCAAATCACAGGAGggtaaattatataaaatttaagatATTTCTTTTTACGAGCTAATACATGCAAGGCTTATCAGTTAAATCCTTTCTTATGGCCTCATGTCATGACATTCATGCCTAAGAGCTTCTTCCCCGCTAAACCTCGACCTTGGATTCACTGTAAAGCACTTATCCACGAGATCAAAAAATGATCTTGCAACGACCTCAAGAAAATTCAGTCTTCAATTGTTGAGTTTACACCAAATCTCGGACTTTAATGGATGGCAAGGGAACAATTACGAATCTTAGGGACTGGATGTAAGGATCTGATCAATACCTGCAGAAGATTCATCATTAAGCACTCATGATCACAAAATATAATTCCCACGTATTAAAGGGACCAAATGAAGCTAGGCAAAAAGTTATCATCAACTCCTCCTGCAGCTAATGACAATATTTGCAACTTACCTCTGGAGCCCTGAAGCCCTTTGTGCTGACACAAGGACCTTttcgtttattttttttttccatcccCTGCATTTAATACATAATTTTGCCTACTAAAGAACCAATCATGTTTTACTTCAAGTTGGTCAAGAACTTATTAGGCAACAAAATGTGAAAGTGTTGTTTTAGGTGCAAATGACCTGAGAATTGTAGTATCACGACATTTGTAATTTGAGTCTTTAGAGATATCTGCAAATTGGATTTTTATGAAGTTGAATTAAAATTAACCCAAAATTACCATCAAAGTTAACTCCAATTGCCATCGTCTAATTAAAACCAGACAAGGAATAAGATAAATTGACCATCTCTTGAGTGTTTCCTGCTACCTGTCAGTATCAAGCAAtgattcaatatatatatacattgtcTTCTATTAAATTGGCGATGGCCCAGATTGAGTTGCTTGGGGAACACAGAGGAGACAGCTATTCAACCAGAGCAGAGCCGAAGTAGTACTCCAGGAAAATTACTACTATTATTAGTGTTTGGATGGTAGATTATTTAGgataattatttgaaaaaaatattgtgCCGCTTGAttgatgtgatatatatgagaaaaaaaaatggttgaaTAATGTGTTTATAATACAAACAAATAATTTCTTGGATTTCGAGTATTTTCCTACAAAAAActctcaaaactccaattcaaACGAGCTCTAAGATAATCCATCGAGAGAGCATGTAACTGTGTGATCAAACACACTCAAGGAGATTAATATTTCCTAAAACGAACTGAACAAGTAACAATATCCAATAAAAGAATTTACAGAAATAAAGATCAAACTAAGCAAGCTTTCCAATCAATCAAAGCCATGATCTGAATTATACATGGAAACTGGGAGCAAAATCTGTATCCTGAGAGTATAAGATGGAGCAAAGTTATTCTGCAGAAGGTGAAGAAAATAACAGCTTGAAGAGGAAGCCAACCATGAGGCCAATCAATCCCACAAAAAGAGCAAACACCATGGAAAATCCTGGGTCGCCTTtcctatttcttcttttcttcagcATTTCCTGCAAGCAAGAGAAGCAGAAACTGAGTGAATTAGTGGACAACTGCTGATCCTTAAATCTCATATGCAAGCCACAATTCCAGACTATAAGATTCAGATGACACaggaaaaataaacaattaCAGCCATTACATCGTTGATCACACGGTATACCCCAGAAGGTTGAGTTTGAGCAACCGTGTATAAGTAAAAGACAATTATTAACTGGCTAACAAATTACCATGTATGCCTCCACAACCTACAAGATACAGACTGAAAACCTGCTTTAGTTTTATTGGCAGTATCGTGTGCAGTTCTAACCTCCTCTACAACAATTGATTAAACCAAAATCATGGACTCTTCAACACTGAAAAccttgtgaatcttgagagtcATAATCTCATGGAACAGATCATCAGACATCAACCATATTTCACTATGCAACTTTTATTAGATTTGCTCGATAAATCCTCTGCACAGAAATTTGGAAGATACTACTGAAAGTATTGACGTTCATCAACAGCCAGGCAAAATGCAATAAATTGCGATGCTTCCTCCACCTGGTAGGTTAAGGTTGCTTAAATCATCTAGGCAGTTTTCTAGTTTAGGATGACTCATCCCCTGCTTTCCGGGTAAGTGTATGTATGATAGTTATCTAATCCTCTAAATTggttctctcttcttttcctagagagttTATCCACAATGTACAGTCTCCATGCAGTTACTCATCTGCTGAATTATCCTAATTCTCCATcagaaattgaaattgaaattacaTAGAAGAAAAGGTGATTGAAGTATCCAACCAGATTCAATTCTAAAATGCAATGGCTTCCATTTCTAATAGCTATGTATTTCTCTATGCATTGTTGGTTAGGTAGAATTGAAATGGGTTGGCAGAGTGCACTAACCAATTCCTGTTGCAGTAGTTGTGTTTGTCGCATTGCTGCATCCCTTTCTTCTTTCAGGCGCTGCAAGACTTGATTCTACACAACAAAAGATAGAATACTAATAAAAAAGGAAATGTTGACAGATAAAAAGCCCAAATATAAGAGAAAACTCAAGAACCACATCCATGACAATTTAGGGGATCACACTGAAGAGCCAGATGCACGAGGACATAATGGTATAAGATGAAAGAGCTCTTATTATTCAGTTTACCATCACAAAGAACAACAGGCTAGtttcattttcaaattccatAAACTACCTAAATCTCTCTCATCTTTCTCTCtctacagagagagagagagagacacacACGCAGAGACAAACACACTTATGCTTGAGATAAAGGATCAATCTCTTAGCATAGAAACAAAACTGGTTGGAGATAAAAGGGTTGGGGAAAAGCAATGAGTATTATACTCACATCATCAAAGCTCGCAGAGCGCCACATCTGCAATGTGTAAAGCAGCAGTAAGTCGGAAATAGAAGTAAACAGCAACAACACAACCCAAATGTCCAATCCTTTAAAGTAACATGGTAAAGTAACAAACTTATGATTCAACATGCAACTACTGATAATGAGAAGCACAACACAAGGAAACCATGTGAACTTAAAAAATAACTATATAGAACAAGCACTCACTGCATTCGCATCAATACTCTGTTTGAAGCCATCTTCAGAGATTCCAGGCACCGAGTTAGGAGTGAGATAAACAACCTTAAGCTTACACTCCTCTATTGTTTTCCCAGATTCCTTGCTAAACTGGATGGAGAATCATTAATCATTACCAGAAAAGAATTTATCAAACAAGAAGTAACTTAGGTTCAGAAACAGTATCAAACTAATATCGTGTTGAAACTGCTTTTTCTgtcattatttgaaaaaaagttACCGTGTTTGGTGGAAGCTCATCAACGTCTGTATTTGGAGGTACTATGGTGCTTTGTAGGAGGAATTTATCTTTGCTCTGCATATCTGGAGGGTACTCTCTCTGAGCTTGAAGTGTGACTACAAATGCATTAGAAATTTCAGCGTTAAAAAATTATATAGGTCTAAAATAGCGGAACAGCCCACTAAGCCGTGCAGGTCATTATGTAAATAGAAGCTTTTgatatatattaaaaaagatggcagaacaaaataaaacaatGCGTGAGTGGTAATACAAATGTACGATCCTAGCATCTTAAGAAGATTATAACATTTTCTCATCCCAGATGGAAGACTGCAAGTTAGAGATTAGCACCTCTAATGACACAGGAGTCCCAAGGTTGTATAACACCAGTATTTGGCCGAACAAAGTATTTCTTTGGAGAAGTAGTTTTAACCTAGgaaaccaaaatcaagaaaaagagTATCACAAATTTAGCATATAGAACTGCAGTCACAACAATTACTTAAAAGTTTGTATAACGTCACTTATATACCTTAAAAGCAACATGATGCTCTGTCGTATTTGAAACTTTGAGGTCACAGAAGCTCTGTTTCTCCAACTCAACTAGTAACAACCGCAGAATGAATATAAAACCAGTCAATACTTCAAGAATGTACCAGCAAATTGTATTACATTGTACAGGGGAGTGAAGTTCAGCCAAAATCATGTACTAATATAGCCAGATAACTGAAGCTATTTACATCAGCAACATGATCAAGTTCCCATAATTTTTAGGTTCTTCTTATCAGCCAATAGAACCACTGGCACCACTTGTTTTTTCTAGTCTATTTCTATATCTTCCCGCATTTACATCTCAGTTTCTCAAGCTAAACTAGTAACAACAAGAGAAAGGATATATAGCCAGTCAACAATTGCGATTATATCCCACAACAGTGTAAACGAACTACACACAGGGCAATCAGCAAAAAtgtaatctaaaaattatagCTGAACGACTGAAACTAATACTATCAACCGAATGATATTTAGCCCATATAATTTCTATTCCACAAAGGCCGAAAGAATAACTTTTACACAGTTACCTCTCAATTGCTATAACCTTAAGAATTTTCATCTCCTTTCACAACTTCCTTCCCCTTTCTCTACAAAAAAACCCATCCCAAATTCTAAAAACAAGGCCAATTCATAAGCAGCAAATTATGAACGTTTATCATTACTTTCATCGTAAAATTAGCACATCaaatatcaaaatcaagaaacgtGAATTACATCA
It includes:
- the LOC113703076 gene encoding vesicle-associated protein 2-1 isoform X1, yielding MTGATNQLISVQPDELHFQFELEKQSFCDLKVSNTTEHHVAFKVKTTSPKKYFVRPNTGVIQPWDSCVIRVTLQAQREYPPDMQSKDKFLLQSTIVPPNTDVDELPPNTFSKESGKTIEECKLKVVYLTPNSVPGISEDGFKQSIDANAMWRSASFDDNQVLQRLKEERDAAMRQTQLLQQELEMLKKRRNRKGDPGFSMVFALFVGLIGLMVGFLFKLLFSSPSAE
- the LOC113703076 gene encoding vesicle-associated protein 2-1 isoform X2, which codes for MTGATNQLISVQPDELHFQFELEKQSFCDLKVSNTTEHHVAFKVKTTSPKKYFVRPNTGVIQPWDSCVIRVTLQAQREYPPDMQSKDKFLLQSTIVPPNTDVDELPPNTFSKESGKTIEECKLKVVYLTPNSVPGISEDGFKQSIDANANQVLQRLKEERDAAMRQTQLLQQELEMLKKRRNRKGDPGFSMVFALFVGLIGLMVGFLFKLLFSSPSAE